From the Comamonas antarctica genome, the window GGTGAGCCTGGGCCTGGCGCCGACCACGGCCAGCATTGTCGGGCTGCCGCTGATGCAGGCGATGCGCGCGCGCTATCCCGACGTGCGGCTGCATCTGGTCGGCAGCATGTCGGGCCATCTCGCGGAAATGCTCAACGCGCGCGCGCTGGACCTGGCGGTGCTGTTTGATTCGCGCCTGCATGGCGCACAGGCCCGTCCCGGCGGGCGGCGCTGGCAGGTGCAGCCGCTGATCGAGGAACGGCTGTTCCTGATCCGCTCGCGGCGCCACGCGCCGGCGCGCGCGCTGCCCGCGTCCATGGCGCTGGCCGAGCTCGCCGACGAGCCGCTGATCCTGCCCACGGGCCAGCACGGCCTGCGCAGCACGCTGGACACGGCGTTTGCGCAGGCGCGCTTCGCGCCGCAGGTGGTGCTCGAGGTCGACTCGCTGGCCATGGTCATGGCGGCCGTCGATGCGGGTCTGGGCTCGACGCTGCAGCCCTGGGCGGCGCTCGGTCGCTTCGAGGATGCGCAGCAGCGCTTCGAAGCCGTGCCCATCACCGACCGCGATGCCCAGCGCACCAACCTGCTGTGCAGCCTGTCCGAGGACGAGCTGTCGCCAGCCGCGCTGGCGACGCGCGTGGTGCTGGTCGACTGCGTGCGCACGCTGGTGCAGTCCGGCCGCTGGAGCGGCGCCACGCTGATCCATCACGATCACTGATACCCCCATGCCATAGCCCCCCTGCACCGGGGGCCAGCGAATTCCTACAGTGGAGCTCCCACGAGAGAGACTGCAAGGAGAATTCGCATGGACACCGATGTACTGGTCATCGGTGGCGGCAACGCTGCCCTTTGCGCCGCCCTGATGGCGCGCGAGGCGGGCATGCGCGTGCTGCTGCTGGAGTCCGCCCCGCGCGCCTGGCGCGGCGGCAACTCCGCCCACACCCGCAACCTGCGCTGCATGCATGACGCGCCGCAAGACGTGCTGGTCGAGGCCTATCCCGAGGA encodes:
- a CDS encoding LysR family transcriptional regulator produces the protein MELRQLRYFVRIVEMGSMSRAARELDVVQSALSQQITKLESELAVRLLQRTPRGVEPTEAGVAFFREAQLALRHADQAVRSAQQSRLSGSVSLGLAPTTASIVGLPLMQAMRARYPDVRLHLVGSMSGHLAEMLNARALDLAVLFDSRLHGAQARPGGRRWQVQPLIEERLFLIRSRRHAPARALPASMALAELADEPLILPTGQHGLRSTLDTAFAQARFAPQVVLEVDSLAMVMAAVDAGLGSTLQPWAALGRFEDAQQRFEAVPITDRDAQRTNLLCSLSEDELSPAALATRVVLVDCVRTLVQSGRWSGATLIHHDH